In the Peromyscus maniculatus bairdii isolate BWxNUB_F1_BW_parent chromosome 20, HU_Pman_BW_mat_3.1, whole genome shotgun sequence genome, one interval contains:
- the Tuba1b gene encoding tubulin alpha-1B chain — MRECISIHVGQAGVQIGNACWELYCLEHGIQPDGQMPSDKTIGGGDDSFNTFFSETGAGKHVPRAVFVDLEPTVIDEVRTGTYRQLFHPEQLITGKEDAANNYARGHYTIGKEIIDLVLDRIRKLADQCTGLQGFLVFHSFGGGTGSGFTSLLMERLSVDYGKKSKLEFSIYPAPQVSTAVVEPYNSILTTHTTLEHSDCAFMVDNEAIYDICRRNLDIERPTYTNLNRLISQIVSSITASLRFDGALNVDLTEFQTNLVPYPRIHFPLATYAPVISAEKAYHEQLSVAEITNACFEPANQMVKCDPRHGKYMACCLLYRGDVVPKDVNAAIATIKTKRSIQFVDWCPTGFKVGINYQPPTVVPGGDLAKVQRAVCMLSNTTAIAEAWARLDHKFDLMYAKRAFVHWYVGEGMEEGEFSEAREDMAALEKDYEEVGVDSVEGEGEEEGEEY; from the exons ATG CGTGAGTGCATCTCCATCCACGTTGGCCAGGCTGGTGTCCAGATCGGCAATGCCTGCTGGGAACTCTACTGTCTGGAACATGGCATCCAGCCTGACGGCCAGATGCCCAGTGACAAGACCATCGGGGGAGGAGATGACTCCTTCAACACCTTCTTCAGTGAGACAGGCGCTGGCAAGCATGTGCCCAGGGCCGTGTTCGTAGACCTGGAACCCACGGTTATAG ATGAAGTTCGCACTGGGACCTACCGCCAGCTCTTCCACCCTGAGCAGCTCATCACAGGCAAGGAGGATGCTGCCAATAACTATGCCCGGGGCCACTACACCATTGGCAAGGAGATCATTGACCTTGTCTTGGACCGAATCCGCAAGCTG GCTGACCAGTGCACGGGTCTTCAGGGCTTCTTGGTTTTCCACAGCTTTGGTGGTGGTACTGGCTCTGGGTTCACCTCCCTGCTGATGGAGCGGCTCTCTGTTGATTACGGAAAGAAGTCCAAGCTGGAGTTCTCCATCTACCCAGCCCCCCAGGTTTCCACTGCTGTGGTTGAGCCCTACAATTCCATCCTCACCACCCACACCACCCTGGAGCACTCTGATTGTGCCTTCATGGTAGACAACGAGGCCATCTATGACATCTGTCGTAGAAACCTCGACATTGAGCGCCCAACCTACACTAACCTTAACCGCCTTATTAGCCAGATTGTGTCTTCCATCACTGCTTCCCTCAGATTTGATGGGGCCCTGAATGTTGACCTGACAGAATTCCAGACCAACCTGGTGCCCTACCCTCGCATCCACTTCCCTCTGGCCACCTATGCCCCTGTCATCTCTGCTGAGAAAGCCTACCATGAGCAGCTTTCTGTAGCAGAGATCACCAATGCCTGCTTTGAGCCAGCCAACCAGATGGTGAAATGCGACCCTCGCCATGGTAAATACATGGCTTGCTGCCTGCTGTACCGTGGTGATGTGGTTCCCAAAGATGTCAATGCTGCTATTGCCACCATCAAGACCAAGCGCAGTATCCAGTTTGTAGATTGGTGCCCCACTGGCTTCAAGGTTGGCATTAATTACCAGCCTCCCACCGTGGTACCTGGTGGGGACCTGGCCAAGGTCCAGAGGGCTGTGTGCATGCTGAGCAACACCACAGCCATCGCTGAGGCCTGGGCTCGCCTAGATCACAAGTTTGATCTGATGTACGCCAAGCGTGCCTTTGTGCACTGGTATGTGGGTGAGGGCATGGAGGAGGGGGAGTTCTCTGAGGCCCGTGAGGACATGGCTGCCCTGGAGAAGGATTATGAGGAAGTGGGTGTGGATTCTGTTGAaggagagggtgaggaagaaggagaggaatacTAA
- the LOC107400885 gene encoding uncharacterized protein LOC107400885, with product MRQRRRRGRLLSSRRGGAGAAGGGLGSQPPPRRVLAGAGPPPGRAPPGLRTGARRCNAERELGAGAGAAAGGAGLGAPGRLLPRSGRTPGLRGPQGFKGKHPRRQERVVPVAQPIIIRDAMWGNDGHDDKHHVIWYGGGKWDLGPCDIAELHEPGTASSV from the exons ATGAGGCAGAGGCGGCGGCGCGGGCGCCTCTTAAGTAGCcgccggggcggggcgggcgcgGCCGG AGGCGGGCTCGGCTCGCAGCCTCCTCCCCGCCGGGTGCTCGCCGGGGCGGGGCCGCCGCCGGGGCGCGCGCCGCCGGGGCTGCGGACTGGGGCGCGCCGCTGCAATGCGGAGCGGGAGCTGGGAGCGGGCGCGGGCGCTGCGGCAGGGGGAGCGGGCCTGGGGGCCCCCGGGAGGCTGCTCCCGCGATCTGGGCGGACCCCGGGCCTGAGAGGTCCGCAGGGGTTCAAGGGGAAGCACCCTAGAAGGCAGGAACGTGTGGTCCCGGTAGCTCAGCCCATTATTATCCGGGATGC aaTGTGGGGCAATGACGGCCATGATGATAAACATCATGTCATATGGTACGGTGGAGGAAAGTGGGATCTAGGTCCCTGTGACATCGCGGAGCTACATGAGCCTGGGACTGCTTCATCAGTTTGA